AGGAGGCCGACATAGATCTCCTCGAGGCCCGTGCGCCGGGTCTCGACGTCGCGGACCGAGAGACCCGCCTCCAACGCGGCGGCGACCACCGGCCCGAGCTCCTCCGACAGCGGCTGCTCCAGCTCGATCACCATCCCCGTCTCCACCAGGCGCGCTCCCTTGGCTTCGAGCGCCCCGGGCAGCCGGGTGAGCGGCTCGGCGAGCTGGAGGCGCAGGGTCCGGCGGCCCAGGCGGCGCATCAGCGCGGCCTTCTCCTCCACGAGGAGGAGCTTGCCGCGATCGATCATCCCGATCCGATCGGCGAGCGCCTCTGCCTCTTCCAGGTAATGGGTGGTCAGGACCACCGTAGTCCCCTGATCCCGGAGGCGGCGCACGTACTTCCACAGGTCCCGCCGGAGCTCCACGTCCACGCCGGCGGTGGGCTCGTCCAGGAAGAGGACCTTGGGGTCATGGACCAGCGCCTTGCCGATGAGGAGGCGCCGCTTCATGCCCCCGGAGAGCTCTCGGGTGCCGGCCTTTCGCTTTCGGCCGAGGTCGAGGGCGTCGAGGATCTCGGCGAGACGGGCCTCCGAGAGCTTCACGCCGAAGTAGCCGGCCTGGAAGCGGAGGGTCTCCTCGACGGTGAAGAAGGGGTCGAAGTTGATCTCCTGGGGCACCAGCCCGACCACCCGGCGGGTCTCGCGGTACTCCCGCTGCGTGTCCCTGCCGAGGACCCGGGCCGTACCGGCGGTGGGGATCACCAGGCCGGAGACGCAGCCGATCAGAGTGGTCTTTCCGGCGCCGTTCGGCCCCAGGAGCGCGAAGATCTCGCCTGCCCGGATGTCCAGGGTCACCGCGTCGAGCGCGGTGAGATCGCCGTAGCGTTTGGTCAGGCCGTCGAGCTCGACGACGGGTGGGGGAACGTTCATGAGGTCGCCGAATCTAATCCGGCGGCGGGCGCCCCGCCGCACTTTCGATCGCCGGCCGATCTACGTTCCGCAAAGCCGGAGCAAGGTGATACAAGGCGAAGCCCAAGGCAGGCGACAGAGCAACCGCAAGCCTCGCCGGAGGATCCACATGGAGACGAACACCGAGCCCCAGCTCCCCTACATGCCCGGCCTCGCAGGCGTCCCCGCCGCGGAGTCGAAGGTCTGCGACATCGACGGCCAGAAGGGAATCCTCTTCTACCGCGGCTATCCCATCGAGGAGCTGGCCGAGAAGAGCACCTTCGAAGAGACAAGCTACATGCTCCTGTACGGGCAGCTCCCCACCAAGGAGCAGCTCGACGGCTTCACGCATGAGCTCGTCCACCACCGGCGCCTCAAGTACAAGCTCATCGACCTGATGAAGACCCTCCCGGAGACCGGGCATCCGATGGATGCGCTGGCCGCCGCGGTGGGCGCGCTGGGGATGTTCTACCCCCACATCAACGTCATGGACGCCGCCCAGCGCCACGGCGCCTGCGTCCGGCTGATCGCGAAGCTCCCCACCATCGTCGCCGCCTTCCACCGGATGCGCCGTGGCGACCGCGACGTGCTGCCGAACGACAAGCTCAACCACGCCGCGAACTTCCTCTACATGCTCAACGAGCAGGAGCCGGATCCCTTCCACGCGAAGATCCTCGACACCTGCCTCGTGCTCCACGCAGAGCACTCGATGAACGCGTCGACCTTCTCCGCGCGCGTCACCGGCTCGTCGCTGGCCGACTCGTACGCGGTGGTGGCCTCCGCGGTGGGCACGCTCTCTGGACCGCTCCACGGCGGCGCCAACGAGGACGTCCTCGACATGCTCCAGGAGATCGGCACGGTCGAGAACGTGATCCCCTGGCTCGACAAGGCCCAGGCCGCCAAGCGGAAGATCCCGGGCTTCGGTCATCGCGAGTACAAGGTGAAGGATCCCCGCGCGAAGATCCTCCAGCGCCTCGCCGAGCAGCTCTTCGCCCGCTACGGCTCCACGCCGCTCTACGACATCGCCGTGAAGCTCGAGTCGGTGATGGAGGAGCGCGTCGGATCCAAGGGCATCTACCCGAACGTCGATTTCTACTCCGGCCTCGTCTACCAGAAGCTCGGCATCCCGATGGACCTCTTCACGCCGGTCTTCGCGATCGCGCGGGTCTCGGGCTGGCTGGCCCACTGGATGGAGCAGCTCGAGAACAACCGGATCTTCCGGCCGAGCCAGGTGTACGTGGGCGCTCCGCCCCGCAGCTACACCTCGATCGATCGCCGCTGAGCCGTAGATCGAGCTGAACGTTGGAGGGCAGGGCACCGGTTTCGGTCCCTGCCCTCTTCGTTTTTCAGCGGCGGCCTGGGCGTCAGGACTCCGCGACGAGCCGCGGCAGCTCCTGGGCTTCAGCGACGGTCGGCAACACCAGGCTGAAGGTCGTCGTCTCGCCGGGTGTGCTCTCGACCTCGAGCCTCCCGCCCTGCGCCTCCGCGAGCCCCTTCGCCACGAAGAGCCCGAGGCCGAGGCCGCTGATGCCGACCGTGGCCCTCCGTCCCCGCATGAAGCGATCGAAGACGCGGGGGAGCTCGTCGGGGTCGATGCCTGGGCCCCGGTTGCGGACCGAGATCCTCACTTCGAAGTCCGACACCTGGGCCTCGAGCTGAATCGCCGCATCTCGTGAGCCGTACTTGGCCGCGTTCGAGAGGAGGTTGCCGAGGATCTGCTCCAGCCTCCCGGGATCCCCGCGCACGTCCGGCAGGAACGGCGGGATCGACGCCCGCACCTCGCAGCCGTCGCGATCGGCCCCGCCCCGCTCCAGAATCCCCCGGAGGAACGCGCCGAGGTCGAGGGTGCGGACGTCGAGCACCAGGTGCGCCGTGTCCAGGGTGGACGACCTCGAGAGATCCTCGATCATCCGCCCCAGGTTGCGCGCGCTCGTCCGCATGTGCTCGAGCCGGGAGAGGACCTTGGCCTCCAGGGGGAGGCGGCGAAGCAGGTCCGTGTGCGTGGCGATCACCGTGAGCGGCTGGCGCAGCTCGTGGGTCACCACCGAGGTCCACTCGTCGCGGAGCTGCTGGAGCTGGGTGCGCGTACACGCGTTGTCGATCGCCGTCGCGAAGATCGCGGCGATCGAGCGGATCGCGGCGAGATCTCCGCCGGTGAAGGCGGGAACGATGGGCACGGACCAGGCGAGCGCGCCGACGAGCCTTCCTCTCGCGACGAGCTGATGGCCGACCACCGAGCGGATCCCGTATGCGCCCTCGGATGCCCCCAGCCAGCGCGGGAAGGCGGCCCGCTCGTCCATCTGGAGGATCCCCGTCCGCGCTGCCCTGGCGGCGGGGAAATCCGAATCGAAGCGGACGCGCTCGGTCGCCGCATCCCACGAGTGCGGAAGGCCGGTCGCCGCGACCCTCAGAAGCTCGCGGCGCTCCCGGTCGGCGAGATAGACCGCGCACGCGGTCGCACCCAGCGAACAGACCGAATCGGCCACCACGCCGTAGATGCTCGGATCGTCGGGAGCTTCCGCTACCGCGACGGCGACATGCGCCACCTCCGCGGCGGTGATCGCCGTCGGCCTCCTCCGCAATCGCCGCCCCCCGGCGTCGGATAATGGCCCCGGCCAATTCCCCTCAAACCCCATCAACGACCTCCTCCCCAGAGAGACCGGTACGAGCCCCGAGTTCGACCTTTTGGAGTCACATATCGAATCCACCGTAAATTTCCAGACGATTCGTCTGACGCGCTGGGCCAGCCGACAATCTTCTGGCGGTCGATGCGATAGGTGCGTCGTGGCTCACATCCGGTTCGGCCCGCCCGCCGGCTCGAGAACGAGCGTGGCGCTCTGGCCTACGATCCGATCCGCAGGCGCTCCTCGGGAGTGGACACCTCTGCCAGCGGAACCCGCCGAATCGAGGTCGTCGCCCAGGGGACCAGGAGAAACACCACGGTGGCGATGCAGAACGGCAGCGTGAGCGCGGGCACGCCGAAGCGGCTGCCGACGAAGACCATGGCGGCATAGAGCACCGCCGTCGCGGCGGCGCAGGCCACGGCGTAGATCGCCGTTCGGAACCTGAGCACCAGGAAGACCCCGCCCAACGCCGCGGAGGAGAGGACGGAGTTGTACCCCCACAATCCGTGATAGACGGCGACACCATCGCCGCCGAGCGCGAGGCCGCAGAGCATGCCGGCCACGGAGCCGATCACGGCGAAGAGCGCCACGACCCGCGAAGCGACGAAGAGCCCCGCGACGATCAGGATCCCCGAGACGACGTCGTCCGCGAGGAAGACCTGGCCGATGCCGCGGAAGATGGCTCCCACGATCACCCCCGGATCGGCTTGCGGCGTGACCCCTTCCGTCGCTCGAAGGCCCGTTTCGATCTTCTGTGCCGCGTGGATCGCCAGGAGAGGCGAGTGGTGGATGTGGACGATCGAAAACGTGGCGAGGAGCGACGGGATCGCGACGAAGTTGAAGGGGAAGGTCAGGGCCGGAAGGTCGAGGAGCCTCGCCGTCACCGCGGAGACCGCGACCATGACGACCGGGCTGATCGCGGAAGCGAGGACGATGCACGCGAAGACGGGGAGGCTCCACACCGGGAGGAGGAAGGTGCCGAGGGCCGCGCCCACCAGCGCGCCGTTGTAGCCGTAGGCCCCCGTTCGAATCGTGCGAACGTCGAGGCGGAGCAGGCGGGCGGCCAACGTCGCGGACGCGACGCCGACGAGGGTCGCCACGCAGAGCCACGGCGAGGCCACG
The Vulgatibacter incomptus DNA segment above includes these coding regions:
- a CDS encoding ABC transporter ATP-binding protein — its product is MNVPPPVVELDGLTKRYGDLTALDAVTLDIRAGEIFALLGPNGAGKTTLIGCVSGLVIPTAGTARVLGRDTQREYRETRRVVGLVPQEINFDPFFTVEETLRFQAGYFGVKLSEARLAEILDALDLGRKRKAGTRELSGGMKRRLLIGKALVHDPKVLFLDEPTAGVDVELRRDLWKYVRRLRDQGTTVVLTTHYLEEAEALADRIGMIDRGKLLLVEEKAALMRRLGRRTLRLQLAEPLTRLPGALEAKGARLVETGMVIELEQPLSEELGPVVAAALEAGLSVRDVETRRTGLEEIYVGLLSKDGVRP
- a CDS encoding sensor histidine kinase, which translates into the protein MAHVAVAVAEAPDDPSIYGVVADSVCSLGATACAVYLADRERRELLRVAATGLPHSWDAATERVRFDSDFPAARAARTGILQMDERAAFPRWLGASEGAYGIRSVVGHQLVARGRLVGALAWSVPIVPAFTGGDLAAIRSIAAIFATAIDNACTRTQLQQLRDEWTSVVTHELRQPLTVIATHTDLLRRLPLEAKVLSRLEHMRTSARNLGRMIEDLSRSSTLDTAHLVLDVRTLDLGAFLRGILERGGADRDGCEVRASIPPFLPDVRGDPGRLEQILGNLLSNAAKYGSRDAAIQLEAQVSDFEVRISVRNRGPGIDPDELPRVFDRFMRGRRATVGISGLGLGLFVAKGLAEAQGGRLEVESTPGETTTFSLVLPTVAEAQELPRLVAES
- a CDS encoding citrate synthase, with translation METNTEPQLPYMPGLAGVPAAESKVCDIDGQKGILFYRGYPIEELAEKSTFEETSYMLLYGQLPTKEQLDGFTHELVHHRRLKYKLIDLMKTLPETGHPMDALAAAVGALGMFYPHINVMDAAQRHGACVRLIAKLPTIVAAFHRMRRGDRDVLPNDKLNHAANFLYMLNEQEPDPFHAKILDTCLVLHAEHSMNASTFSARVTGSSLADSYAVVASAVGTLSGPLHGGANEDVLDMLQEIGTVENVIPWLDKAQAAKRKIPGFGHREYKVKDPRAKILQRLAEQLFARYGSTPLYDIAVKLESVMEERVGSKGIYPNVDFYSGLVYQKLGIPMDLFTPVFAIARVSGWLAHWMEQLENNRIFRPSQVYVGAPPRSYTSIDRR
- a CDS encoding urea transporter: MRLSLNGRMPEWAERADRHQATAFVDSCLRGVGMVIFLDNPVTGILILVGLLVASPWLCVATLVGVASATLAARLLRLDVRTIRTGAYGYNGALVGAALGTFLLPVWSLPVFACIVLASAISPVVMVAVSAVTARLLDLPALTFPFNFVAIPSLLATFSIVHIHHSPLLAIHAAQKIETGLRATEGVTPQADPGVIVGAIFRGIGQVFLADDVVSGILIVAGLFVASRVVALFAVIGSVAGMLCGLALGGDGVAVYHGLWGYNSVLSSAALGGVFLVLRFRTAIYAVACAAATAVLYAAMVFVGSRFGVPALTLPFCIATVVFLLVPWATTSIRRVPLAEVSTPEERLRIGS